One Glycine max cultivar Williams 82 chromosome 6, Glycine_max_v4.0, whole genome shotgun sequence DNA segment encodes these proteins:
- the LOC100799241 gene encoding probable WRKY transcription factor 13 isoform X1: MMSTTNVNHSLFEEQDQIPTQMGLFNIIPFPPNQTYPPLGCQTVTLKSISAIAPSLSSAANFSETLLSTAVNQRPREEDLTSSLVGGGGGQLLSLSRSRVNSWAWEEVSDCLMGKRIGGDDNHHHHLGVSAMKMKKMKARRKVREPRFCFKTMSDVDVLDDGYKWRKYGQKVVKNTQHPRNYILLFRWKDWPGRPKRLGWRQVNEATTVAPKITVE, from the exons ATGATGTCAACAACTAATGTTAACCATAGCTTGTTTGAAGAACAAGATCAGATCCCTACGCAGATGGGGCTGTTCAATATTATTCCTTTCCCACCAAACCAAACCTACCCACCTTTGGGTTGTCAAACAGTAACTTTGAAATCCATCAGTGCAATAGCTCCTTCACTTTCATCTGCTGCAAATTTTTCTGAAACCCTACTTTCAACCGCTGTTAATCAAAGACCACGAGAAGAAGATCTCACTTCAAGTTTGGTAGGAGGAGGTGGAGGCCAACTCCTTTCCTTGAGCAGATCGAGAGTGAATTCATG GGCATGGGAGGAAGTAAGCGATTGCTTGATGGGTAAAAGAATTGGAGGAGatgataatcatcatcatcatctaggGGTTTCTGCcatgaagatgaagaaaatgaaggcAAGGAGAAAGGTGAGGGAGCCAAGGTTTTGCTTCAAGACTATGAGCGATGTAGATGTGTTGGATGATGGCTACAAGTGGAGGAAGTACGGACAGAAAGTGGTAAAGAACACACAGCACCCAAG AAATTATATACTTCTTTTTCGCTGGAAGGACTGGCCAGGTAGACCCAAAAGGCTTGGTTGGAGACAGGTTAACG AAGCTACTACCGTTGCACCCAAGATAACTGTCGAGTAA
- the LOC100799241 gene encoding probable WRKY transcription factor 13 isoform X3 — translation MMSTTNVNHSLFEEQDQIPTQMGLFNIIPFPPNQTYPPLGCQTVTLKSISAIAPSLSSAANFSETLLSTAVNQRPREEDLTSSLVGGGGGQLLSLSRSRVNSWAWEEVSDCLMGKRIGGDDNHHHHLGVSAMKMKKMKARRKVREPRFCFKTMSDVDVLDDGYKWRKYGQKVVKNTQHPRNYILLFRWKDWPEATTVAPKITVE, via the exons ATGATGTCAACAACTAATGTTAACCATAGCTTGTTTGAAGAACAAGATCAGATCCCTACGCAGATGGGGCTGTTCAATATTATTCCTTTCCCACCAAACCAAACCTACCCACCTTTGGGTTGTCAAACAGTAACTTTGAAATCCATCAGTGCAATAGCTCCTTCACTTTCATCTGCTGCAAATTTTTCTGAAACCCTACTTTCAACCGCTGTTAATCAAAGACCACGAGAAGAAGATCTCACTTCAAGTTTGGTAGGAGGAGGTGGAGGCCAACTCCTTTCCTTGAGCAGATCGAGAGTGAATTCATG GGCATGGGAGGAAGTAAGCGATTGCTTGATGGGTAAAAGAATTGGAGGAGatgataatcatcatcatcatctaggGGTTTCTGCcatgaagatgaagaaaatgaaggcAAGGAGAAAGGTGAGGGAGCCAAGGTTTTGCTTCAAGACTATGAGCGATGTAGATGTGTTGGATGATGGCTACAAGTGGAGGAAGTACGGACAGAAAGTGGTAAAGAACACACAGCACCCAAG AAATTATATACTTCTTTTTCGCTGGAAGGACTGGCCAG AAGCTACTACCGTTGCACCCAAGATAACTGTCGAGTAA
- the LOC100799241 gene encoding probable WRKY transcription factor 13 isoform X2, whose amino-acid sequence MMSTTNVNHSLFEEQDQIPTQMGLFNIIPFPPNQTYPPLGCQTVTLKSISAIAPSLSSAANFSETLLSTAVNQRPREEDLTSSLVGGGGGQLLSLSRSRVNSWAWEEVSDCLMGKRIGGDDNHHHHLGVSAMKMKKMKARRKVREPRFCFKTMSDVDVLDDGYKWRKYGQKVVKNTQHPRSYYRCTQDNCRVKKRVERLAEDPRMVITTYEGRHVHSPSNELEDSQTPSELSNFLW is encoded by the exons ATGATGTCAACAACTAATGTTAACCATAGCTTGTTTGAAGAACAAGATCAGATCCCTACGCAGATGGGGCTGTTCAATATTATTCCTTTCCCACCAAACCAAACCTACCCACCTTTGGGTTGTCAAACAGTAACTTTGAAATCCATCAGTGCAATAGCTCCTTCACTTTCATCTGCTGCAAATTTTTCTGAAACCCTACTTTCAACCGCTGTTAATCAAAGACCACGAGAAGAAGATCTCACTTCAAGTTTGGTAGGAGGAGGTGGAGGCCAACTCCTTTCCTTGAGCAGATCGAGAGTGAATTCATG GGCATGGGAGGAAGTAAGCGATTGCTTGATGGGTAAAAGAATTGGAGGAGatgataatcatcatcatcatctaggGGTTTCTGCcatgaagatgaagaaaatgaaggcAAGGAGAAAGGTGAGGGAGCCAAGGTTTTGCTTCAAGACTATGAGCGATGTAGATGTGTTGGATGATGGCTACAAGTGGAGGAAGTACGGACAGAAAGTGGTAAAGAACACACAGCACCCAAG AAGCTACTACCGTTGCACCCAAGATAACTGTCGAGTAAAGAAACGCGTGGAGCGCTTGGCAGAGGATCCAAGGATGGTGATAACCACATATGAAGGGAGACACGTGCACTCGCCATCAAATGAACTTGAAGACTCGCAAACCCCTTCTGAACTTAGTAATTTCCTGTGGTAG